Sequence from the Burkholderia sp. GAS332 genome:
GAGCTGCACGTGACGCCCGGTGCGGTGAGCCAGCACGTGCGCCTGCTCGAGGCGTGGCTTGGCGCATCGCTGTTTGAACGGCACAACCGTCACGTGGCGCTGACGCCGGCGGCGAAGGCCTATCTGGAGGAAGTCGGCCCCTTGTTCAAACAGCTCTCGCAGGCAACCGCGAGATACGGTATGCCCGAAACGGTCTCCCGGACACTGTCGGTGAACGCGCCCGCGACATTCACGTTGCGTTGGCTGGTGCCGAGGCTGGCGAAATTCCGCGCTGAGCACCCCGACGTGGAGGTCAAGGTGGAGACGTCAAACGGGCCGTTGGAGAGTCTGAAAGAAAACTATGACGTCATTATCCGGGGTGGTCCGGACACGTTCTACGGCTACTCGATGCAGTCTTTCCTGTCCGAGGAGAGGCTTCCGGTTTGTAGTCCGGCGCTTTTGCAGCGAGTGCCGCTTCGATTGCCAGGCGACTTGCGACAACACACGTTGCTGCACACCTCGAGTCTTCCGCGGCTTTGGCCAGACTGGTTGGCGAGCGCACAGATTCCTGCCCTGAGGCCGGCTGCCACGTTGACCTTCGACCACTTCTATCTGACCTTGCAGGGTGCCATCGACGGAATCGGCATCGCGATGGGGCCGACTGCGCTGGTATCCGACGATCTGGCCGCTGGCCGGCTTGTCGCACCGTTCGCCGGTCCTCGTCTGCCGTCGCGCAGCTATTGCACTTATGTTCCGGATGAGAAGCTTGGGGATGAGCTGGTCGTGCTGTTCCGTTCATGGCTCAAGCGCGAGGGGATGTGTTCATCTACGGAGATGGCTGATTAGGCGTGCGCTCACTGATGTCTTATTGCCCCTTATCCCTTCGGCCAAATCAAACATTTAGCCTACAAGGTTGAAGGCAACCCACGTCGGCTGCTTTATAATTACCAAGTCGTCGGGAAACACCCGGTGACCTGGTTTGACAGCCAGTGGCAATAACCGCACACCCGCTAAGGCGGGGCGTGCGTCTACCCCTGCACGTCTGTATTCCAATGGGCGGGCTGTGGTAGGGGAGCCGCAAGGCTCGCCGGTTTGTTATTGCCCCGGTCTGTCAACCCTATTACGTGCCCGCTCACCCCTTCCAAGCGAGTGTCGGGCGATCCGAGAAGTAACAGGGAGATCGCACCATGAGCAAGTCCACCAAAAGTCAACCCGTCTCACGTCCGCCTGTCGACGCACTCCAGTATGAAAAGCTTGCCCTGTCGGCATTCGATTTATGCGACCGGCACCTGGGTCAACTGGATACCTTGATTACACTTGCGTCCTCAATATGTAGGAATCCTTCCATTACGCTTGAAGAAAGACGGCGTCGTCAGACGCTTCTGGAATTGCTGGTGGACACGGCGGAACAGTATCAGCAGGAACTCCAATGCGACCGCGAGCTATACAAGGTGATCGCGCTCGATGCGAAGGGCGTTCCGCAAAGCCGCATCACGGCACGCCATGCAGCGGACTTGCTTGCAGAGGAGTTATTGCAGCGAGCAGGAGAATCCGTAGCCACTGTTAACGCGCGGCGGCGCAAAGGCCCGTCTTCGGAAAGCGCCGCGGCATTGAGCGCCGACGCTGCGCACCAACCGGTTGTCACGCCAAACTAGGCGATCGGGAGAAACCGGCGAGTGGTAGGGCGGCGCGTCGGAATCCTTCGGAGATTCGTGCACTGAGACGGTTTTCGTCCGTCTCAGTGCGGTCATTAGCGGGCCGTGGCGCATCCCGCGAATTTGATGGTGTTATTGCAATTTGCATGGCAACTTAGATGGGGATAGGTTCATCACAAAGATTGACTCATCTTGGAATGAAGCCTGGAACGGCACCGGGCAGGAACGATTCTACAAGCTTGATGGAGACACGCTCGACGTCAGTACGGCCTGGATGCCGAATCCGTTAGTGTCAGGAAATCCAATAGGAAGGGCTATTCTCAGTTTTAGACGCGAGTAATTTTCCCTACGCTGAGTTCGCAACGAGTCGCTAGTTCGCAGGTCATCAACTCGACGGTGAGTCTGGCAGCCAGGCAGCCACCTTTGAATGACCGCATTGTGGCGACCTCTCGGTCGGCTCTGGGTCGATCACGGAAATTCGGCACGGGAGCGGGTTGGCCATGAACCGGCGTTCGACGTTCCTGCTCAAATCGTTAACAATCTATCCCACTCTCGCGCTAGCTTGACAAAAAAGTGATTCAGAACTGAGCACTCGGCTGCAGCGAAAGACTGGCCGAGTGAGCAGAGGCATTTTTTGGACAGGCGGCCTGGAGATTGAGCAAGAACGGCTAGGCGCGATGTTTCGACGATGAGCGACCATAACGCAAGTCGCACGATCCAAATATCCAGACCATGCAAGCTCATGTTGACGCCACTCGCGCTTACACGAAGCGCTTCAATGCCGTGCTCGCGTACATCGAAATGAACCTCGAGGGCGACCTGTCAGTGGAAACGCTAAGTCGCATTGCGAACTTCTCGAAGTTCCATTTTCATCGGCAGTTTGCCAGCTATGTAGGGGTGCCAGTCGCACGCTACGTCCAACTGATGCGCTTGCGTCGGGCTGCCCACCGCCTGGCTTCGCGTGAGTTCTGCTCGGTGCTCGATGCCGCGTTCGACGCGGGCTTCGACAGCCCCGAAGCCTTCAGTCGGGCATTCAAGCGCGCGTTCGGCACGGCGCCGAGTTCGTTTAGACAACATCCGAACTGGCAAATCTGGAGTGCGACTTTTGTCATCCCCTATCTTTCGAGGAAACTCACCATGCAAGTACAAATTATCGATTTTTCCGAAACTCGCGTCGCCGCGCTTGAACACTGCGGACCGACTGGACTCGTCAACGAGAGCGTGCGCAAGTTCGTCGACTGGCGGAAGCAAAGTGGGCAATCTCCGCTTGCGTCGAGCAGAACTTTTGGTATCCCGCGCAATAACCCCGACACGACACCGGCGGATGCATTTCGCTTCGACATCTGCGGGGAAATCGATGAGCCGGTCGCGTCGAACGTCTACGGCATCCGCGAACTCGTCATTCCGGGCGGTCGATGTGCAGTTGTTCGGCATACCGGATCGACCGACCACGTCGGCGAGACAATCTATCCGATCTATCGCGACTGGCTTCCTGCAAGCGGAGAGGAACTTCGGGACCATCCATTGTTCTTTCACTATCTGAGCGTCTTTCCGGAAACGCCGCAGGACCTGTGGCAAACCGATATCTACATTCCCCTCGTGTGACGTGCCGATCAGACCGCTGCGACCGCAAGATCGCTGCGGTCTGATCGGCTAC
This genomic interval carries:
- a CDS encoding transcriptional regulator, AraC family, with the protein product MQAHVDATRAYTKRFNAVLAYIEMNLEGDLSVETLSRIANFSKFHFHRQFASYVGVPVARYVQLMRLRRAAHRLASREFCSVLDAAFDAGFDSPEAFSRAFKRAFGTAPSSFRQHPNWQIWSATFVIPYLSRKLTMQVQIIDFSETRVAALEHCGPTGLVNESVRKFVDWRKQSGQSPLASSRTFGIPRNNPDTTPADAFRFDICGEIDEPVASNVYGIRELVIPGGRCAVVRHTGSTDHVGETIYPIYRDWLPASGEELRDHPLFFHYLSVFPETPQDLWQTDIYIPLV
- a CDS encoding transcriptional regulator, LysR family, which translates into the protein MKQGLPPLNALRAFEAAGRLGSFKEAASELHVTPGAVSQHVRLLEAWLGASLFERHNRHVALTPAAKAYLEEVGPLFKQLSQATARYGMPETVSRTLSVNAPATFTLRWLVPRLAKFRAEHPDVEVKVETSNGPLESLKENYDVIIRGGPDTFYGYSMQSFLSEERLPVCSPALLQRVPLRLPGDLRQHTLLHTSSLPRLWPDWLASAQIPALRPAATLTFDHFYLTLQGAIDGIGIAMGPTALVSDDLAAGRLVAPFAGPRLPSRSYCTYVPDEKLGDELVVLFRSWLKREGMCSSTEMAD